In Candidatus Effluviviaceae Genus I sp., a single window of DNA contains:
- a CDS encoding phosphomannomutase/phosphoglucomutase, protein MERHIFREYDIRGVVDRDLTEDVVRNVGRAFGTHLRRRGGRAALVGGDVRHSTERFRRALTEGLLSTGINVVDAGVVPTPAFYFGLHERAVDGGVMITGSHNPPDMNGLKLNAGTDSMYGAEIQELWQIAQRGDFESGRGTRTETALLDAYKDAIRSRISLARPLKVVVDAGNGCAGLVACDLIKSLGCEVVPLYCEPDGDFPNHHPDPTVPEYVKDLIAAVVRHKADVGIGYDGDADRVGTIDEKGEMVFADKVLALLAREVLAAGPAEIVFDVKCSQALIEDIEAHGGKPLMWKTGHSLLKRKIKETGAPIGGEMSGHMVLADGYYPFDDAIYASCRILQMLSRAAAPLSELVATIPRYHSTPEIRGETKDDATKFEIVRKAVEYFRSHHDVIDVDGVRIQFGDGWGLVRASNTQPVIVMRFEARTESRLREIQALVTGKLREFGEIRL, encoded by the coding sequence ATGGAGCGGCACATCTTCCGTGAGTACGACATCAGGGGCGTCGTCGACCGCGATCTGACCGAGGATGTCGTTCGGAACGTCGGCAGGGCGTTCGGAACCCATCTCAGGCGGCGCGGCGGTCGGGCGGCCCTCGTCGGGGGAGACGTGCGCCACTCGACCGAGCGGTTCCGCCGCGCGCTCACCGAGGGGCTGCTCTCGACGGGCATCAACGTCGTGGACGCAGGGGTCGTGCCGACGCCTGCCTTCTACTTCGGGCTGCACGAGCGCGCGGTGGACGGCGGCGTGATGATCACAGGCAGTCACAACCCGCCCGACATGAACGGGCTTAAGCTGAACGCGGGGACGGACTCGATGTACGGGGCGGAGATCCAGGAGCTCTGGCAGATCGCCCAGCGCGGCGACTTCGAGAGCGGCCGCGGAACCCGCACGGAGACCGCCCTTCTCGACGCGTACAAGGACGCGATCCGCTCCAGGATCTCGCTCGCCCGGCCGCTCAAGGTCGTCGTCGACGCGGGAAACGGCTGCGCGGGCCTCGTCGCCTGCGATCTCATCAAGAGCCTCGGATGCGAGGTCGTGCCGCTCTATTGCGAGCCCGACGGCGACTTCCCCAACCACCATCCGGACCCGACCGTCCCGGAGTACGTGAAGGACCTCATCGCGGCCGTGGTGCGGCACAAGGCGGACGTGGGCATCGGGTACGACGGCGACGCGGACCGCGTGGGCACGATCGACGAGAAGGGCGAGATGGTCTTCGCCGACAAGGTCCTGGCCCTCCTCGCGCGGGAGGTGCTCGCGGCGGGCCCCGCCGAGATCGTCTTCGACGTCAAGTGCTCGCAGGCGCTCATCGAGGACATCGAGGCACACGGCGGGAAGCCGCTGATGTGGAAGACGGGGCACTCGCTGCTCAAGCGGAAGATCAAGGAGACCGGCGCGCCCATCGGCGGCGAGATGAGCGGGCACATGGTGCTCGCCGACGGCTACTACCCGTTCGACGACGCGATCTACGCTTCCTGCAGGATCCTCCAGATGTTGTCGCGGGCCGCCGCGCCGCTCTCCGAGCTCGTGGCGACCATCCCACGGTACCACTCCACGCCCGAGATCCGCGGCGAGACGAAGGACGACGCGACGAAGTTCGAGATCGTGCGGAAGGCCGTGGAGTACTTCAGGTCCCATCACGACGTCATCGACGTGGACGGCGTGCGCATCCAGTTCGGCGACGGCTGGGGGCTCGTCCGGGCGTCGAACACGCAGCCCGTCATCGTCATGCGCTTCGAGGCCCGGACTGAGTCCCGCCTCAGGGAGATCCAGGCGCTCGTCACCGGGAAGCTGCGGGAGTTCGGCGAGATTCGCCTGTGA
- a CDS encoding tetratricopeptide repeat protein: MRILHALMFVLACAACAFAQQPVISAMSDHAGRAVRELFRKDDARTAGTAEILARQDVERYELDVCVDPPRRRVSGECAITMRAGADRLTLVLNEGLAVTTVRAASGAALAFVRDGRTISVLLRGVPEGPVRVVLRYQGTVAAGGGILANPGLLYLGGESAWYPMSEAHDPATMRIVLRYPDEYSSVCTGMLVGMAMPSSDGRCSAGDIWESAEPLAAASAAVGRIGNSFGVWGNVFLGYHWYVPAPGDTLTGGWKPDVPPGPAGELKGLVGYLEACYGGYPFRWLNVLLLPPNLEGFESAASGAGLIVVQDVDGLGLTSGSSALTRCSLELARSWWACSMDAGALVAEGLSAAAEVDWLEATGGDEEALRRREFRRAQYARALSEAGGSAPLSACLGESPCDDRRICRGKGAALFDMLERLIGRDAYCRALRVFAERHRGRTAGFRDLVAAFEEATEQDLNWFFYEWVYRGDLPTYVLDYTVSHVRGRRYRVQGTIRQDGEIYRTPVPLTVDLGLWSYDEVVAIESSEQPFDFVAESEPLRILVDADGVLPVIESADRARAHFERGNAAKAANDWATAVNEYGAAAFLAPRQASYRYAYGEALVRSGRLTAGLEALDAAARLDPKNAGLRLWLGQLYLRANAHTAALRHLDAYVSMKKDDPIGHATRAMALVGLRRLDEARTGIAAARLLVAKTGNQPQALEALHLASGRYHEAAGDRAAAVADYERALRANPVSDEARKRLAAIEAGSR, encoded by the coding sequence GTGCGGATTCTCCACGCTCTGATGTTCGTCCTCGCCTGCGCGGCCTGCGCGTTCGCGCAGCAGCCCGTCATCTCCGCGATGTCCGACCACGCGGGGCGGGCCGTCCGGGAGTTGTTCCGGAAGGACGACGCCAGAACGGCCGGGACGGCCGAGATCCTCGCGCGCCAGGACGTCGAGCGCTACGAGCTCGACGTGTGCGTGGATCCTCCCAGACGCCGCGTGTCCGGCGAGTGCGCGATCACCATGCGCGCGGGCGCGGACCGCCTCACGCTCGTGCTGAACGAGGGGCTCGCCGTCACGACCGTGCGGGCGGCGTCCGGCGCGGCGCTCGCCTTCGTCCGGGACGGCAGGACGATCAGCGTGCTGCTGCGCGGCGTGCCGGAGGGGCCGGTGAGGGTGGTCCTTCGCTACCAGGGCACGGTCGCCGCGGGGGGCGGCATCCTCGCCAATCCCGGGCTGCTGTACCTGGGCGGCGAGTCGGCCTGGTATCCGATGAGCGAGGCGCACGATCCGGCCACCATGCGGATCGTGCTGCGATACCCGGACGAGTACTCCAGCGTGTGCACGGGCATGCTCGTCGGCATGGCGATGCCGTCCTCGGACGGGCGCTGCAGCGCGGGCGACATCTGGGAGTCGGCGGAGCCGCTCGCCGCGGCATCCGCGGCCGTCGGCCGGATCGGGAACTCGTTCGGAGTCTGGGGGAACGTGTTCCTCGGATACCACTGGTACGTTCCCGCGCCCGGCGACACCCTCACCGGGGGATGGAAGCCCGACGTCCCGCCCGGCCCCGCGGGCGAGCTCAAGGGGCTCGTCGGGTATCTCGAGGCATGCTACGGCGGCTATCCGTTCAGGTGGCTCAACGTCCTCCTGCTGCCTCCGAACCTCGAGGGGTTCGAGTCCGCGGCCTCGGGAGCGGGGCTCATCGTCGTTCAGGACGTGGACGGTCTTGGACTGACCAGCGGCTCGTCCGCGCTCACGAGATGTTCGCTGGAGCTCGCGAGGAGCTGGTGGGCGTGCTCGATGGACGCGGGCGCGCTGGTCGCGGAGGGGCTGTCCGCGGCGGCCGAGGTGGACTGGCTCGAAGCCACCGGAGGCGACGAGGAGGCGCTCCGCCGGCGGGAGTTCCGCCGCGCGCAGTACGCGCGGGCCCTCTCGGAGGCCGGCGGCTCGGCACCGCTCAGCGCGTGCCTCGGCGAGTCCCCGTGCGATGACCGGCGCATCTGCCGTGGCAAGGGGGCGGCGCTCTTTGACATGCTCGAGCGCCTGATCGGGCGCGACGCGTACTGCCGCGCGCTTCGGGTGTTCGCCGAGCGGCACCGGGGCCGGACGGCGGGATTCCGCGACCTCGTCGCGGCCTTCGAAGAGGCCACCGAGCAGGACCTCAACTGGTTCTTCTACGAATGGGTCTACCGCGGCGACCTTCCCACGTACGTGCTGGACTACACGGTTTCCCACGTGAGGGGGCGGCGGTACCGCGTGCAGGGCACGATCAGGCAGGACGGGGAGATCTACCGGACGCCGGTGCCGCTGACCGTTGACCTGGGTCTGTGGTCGTACGACGAGGTCGTCGCGATCGAGTCGTCCGAGCAGCCCTTCGACTTCGTCGCCGAGAGCGAGCCGCTCAGGATCCTGGTGGACGCGGACGGCGTCCTTCCCGTGATCGAGAGCGCCGACAGGGCCCGTGCGCACTTCGAGCGCGGGAACGCGGCGAAGGCCGCCAACGACTGGGCGACGGCGGTGAACGAGTACGGGGCCGCGGCGTTCCTCGCGCCGCGCCAAGCGTCGTACCGCTACGCGTACGGCGAGGCGCTCGTGCGGTCGGGGCGGCTGACGGCGGGGCTCGAGGCGCTCGACGCGGCGGCTCGACTCGACCCCAAGAACGCCGGGCTCCGGCTCTGGCTCGGCCAGCTCTACCTTCGAGCCAACGCGCACACGGCGGCCCTCAGGCACCTCGACGCATACGTCTCGATGAAGAAGGACGACCCCATCGGCCACGCCACTCGGGCCATGGCGCTCGTCGGGCTTCGGCGGCTCGATGAGGCCCGGACGGGCATCGCTGCGGCGCGCCTTCTCGTTGCGAAGACAGGCAACCAGCCGCAGGCGCTCGAGGCGCTGCACCTCGCTTCCGGCAGATACCACGAGGCGGCGGGCGACAGGGCGGCGGCCGTCGCCGACTACGAGCGCGCCCTTCGCGCGAACCCGGTCTCCGACGAAGCACGGAAGAGACTGGCGGCAATCGAGGCGGGATCGCGCTGA
- the trpS gene encoding tryptophan--tRNA ligase: MKKHFFSGIQPSGRLHIGNYLGAISQWIRLQEQYEPVFGIVDYHAMTVRYAPQELPGRVLDAAASYLAAGLDPSKSILMVQSQVKEHTELAWVLDCVTPMGRLARVPTFKEKVRQNPDNVNMGLFAYPVLMAADILLYKSEIVPVGDDQVPHLEFAREVARRFNAVFGETFPEPKEVLGEGARVQGLDGASKMSKSLDNCLYLDDPDDVIAKKLSTAPTDPARIRRTDVGNPDVCNIMSYHRILSTPDEVEACAKGCRTASIGCLDCKRIVITHVQELVGPIREKRDALLRAPDDIRAVLRDGSERARAVARATMDEVRSRIGVILI; this comes from the coding sequence ATGAAGAAGCACTTCTTCAGCGGCATCCAGCCCAGCGGGCGGCTTCACATCGGCAACTACCTCGGCGCGATCTCGCAGTGGATACGGCTCCAGGAGCAGTATGAGCCCGTGTTCGGGATCGTGGACTACCACGCGATGACGGTGCGGTACGCTCCGCAGGAGCTGCCGGGCCGCGTTCTCGATGCCGCTGCGAGCTACCTCGCCGCGGGGCTCGACCCTTCGAAGAGCATCCTCATGGTGCAGTCGCAGGTGAAGGAACACACGGAGCTCGCCTGGGTCCTCGACTGCGTGACGCCCATGGGGAGGCTTGCGCGCGTACCGACGTTCAAGGAGAAGGTCAGGCAGAACCCGGACAACGTGAACATGGGGCTCTTCGCCTACCCCGTGCTCATGGCGGCGGACATCCTCCTATACAAGTCGGAGATCGTCCCGGTCGGCGACGACCAGGTGCCGCACCTTGAGTTCGCGCGGGAGGTGGCGCGCCGGTTCAATGCGGTCTTCGGCGAGACCTTCCCCGAGCCGAAGGAGGTTCTCGGTGAAGGCGCCCGCGTGCAGGGGCTGGACGGCGCGAGCAAGATGAGCAAGAGCCTGGACAACTGCCTATATCTCGACGATCCGGACGACGTCATCGCGAAGAAGCTGTCCACGGCTCCCACGGACCCGGCGCGGATCCGCCGAACCGACGTCGGCAACCCCGACGTCTGCAACATCATGAGCTACCACAGGATCCTGTCCACGCCGGATGAGGTCGAGGCGTGCGCGAAGGGCTGTCGGACCGCTTCCATCGGATGCCTCGACTGCAAGCGCATCGTCATCACGCACGTTCAGGAGCTCGTCGGGCCCATCCGCGAGAAGCGTGACGCGCTGCTTCGCGCCCCTGACGACATCCGCGCGGTCCTGCGCGACGGCTCCGAACGGGCCCGCGCAGTCGCAAGAGCCACGATGGACGAGGTCAGGTCCAGGATCGGCGTGATCCTCATCTGA
- a CDS encoding zf-HC2 domain-containing protein, with translation MIGCYRFSRWLTAYADGELGERRARSVERHVARCARCARELDSIRASGRILSRVGVPAATPERWNAFRRGLSQALDGVDREARRATRPRELRPPEPAVRRPAFAFAVACAALVIAVAAVGQRGLLSFGRWGGGNECIVDSIETYAAGSTPMFFTSEDPRMTVIWVFSEEPGAGSARQ, from the coding sequence ATGATCGGTTGCTATCGCTTCAGCAGATGGCTCACGGCGTACGCGGACGGAGAGCTCGGCGAGCGACGCGCGCGCTCCGTCGAACGGCATGTCGCCCGCTGCGCCCGCTGCGCCCGTGAGCTTGACTCGATCCGCGCGTCTGGTAGAATCCTGAGCAGGGTCGGCGTGCCGGCGGCGACGCCGGAGCGGTGGAACGCGTTCCGCCGCGGTCTCTCGCAGGCCCTGGACGGCGTCGATCGGGAGGCCAGGCGCGCGACGCGGCCTCGGGAGCTCAGGCCGCCGGAGCCGGCCGTGCGGCGACCTGCCTTCGCGTTCGCCGTCGCCTGCGCGGCCCTCGTCATTGCGGTGGCCGCCGTGGGGCAACGGGGGCTCCTGTCGTTCGGTCGCTGGGGCGGCGGCAACGAGTGCATCGTCGACAGCATCGAGACGTACGCCGCGGGTTCCACGCCCATGTTCTTCACCTCCGAGGACCCCAGGATGACGGTCATCTGGGTGTTTTCGGAGGAGCCCGGAGCAGGGAGCGCTCGCCAGTGA
- a CDS encoding sigma-70 family RNA polymerase sigma factor gives MPEPDSKERDAELVRASQAGDRGAFDLLVDHYKELVYAVAYRFARDPDLAMDLSQDVFVRAYRGIKTFKGRSSFSTWLYRIAINTCIDHTRRRSRSIEPHTVPEEVADYADSEPATAHRAVGPDGLALSSELGEQIQRAVDALPSYHKSVFVLYEIRGLSYKEIADVVGCSIGTVMSRLHYARKKLRTMLKPYVENGLDAGAEKDRDA, from the coding sequence ATGCCTGAGCCCGATTCCAAGGAGCGAGACGCGGAGCTCGTGCGAGCGAGCCAGGCGGGTGACCGCGGGGCGTTCGACCTGCTGGTGGATCACTACAAGGAGCTGGTGTACGCCGTCGCCTATCGTTTCGCAAGAGACCCCGACCTCGCCATGGACCTGTCGCAGGACGTGTTCGTTCGCGCATACCGTGGGATCAAGACCTTCAAGGGGCGGTCGAGCTTCTCGACCTGGCTCTACAGGATCGCCATCAACACCTGCATCGATCACACGCGTCGCCGCTCACGTTCCATCGAGCCGCACACGGTGCCGGAGGAGGTCGCAGACTACGCGGACAGCGAACCGGCCACGGCCCACCGCGCCGTGGGCCCGGACGGCCTGGCACTCTCGTCCGAGCTGGGTGAGCAGATCCAGCGCGCCGTCGACGCGTTGCCGTCGTATCACAAGTCCGTGTTCGTGCTGTACGAGATCAGGGGGTTGTCGTACAAGGAGATCGCGGACGTTGTCGGGTGCTCGATCGGTACGGTGATGTCTCGCCTCCACTACGCGAGGAAGAAGCTGCGGACGATGCTCAAGCCGTACGTGGAGAACGGACTGGATGCCGGCGCAGAGAAGGACAGGGACGCATGA